Proteins encoded in a region of the Vicia villosa cultivar HV-30 ecotype Madison, WI linkage group LG5, Vvil1.0, whole genome shotgun sequence genome:
- the LOC131601045 gene encoding ylmG homolog protein 1-2, chloroplastic-like, producing MASMATTMGMSMGMTVTSHLSTSSRLLAFQPNLIPTKRPTKTFSISNNPKTTVTACTVTACTVTAAAPSPQSPINDDDTVNLSGSTRTITTLFGIAALCIKAFVNILPPPELCLSIGTSSSSLFFAAMRKSTQSSLNTPLAVVAAGLKKWLDIYSGVLLVRVLLSWFPNIPWERQPLSAIRDLCDPYLSLFRNVVPPVFDTLDISPLLAFAVLGTLASLLTVPV from the coding sequence ATGGCGTCAATGGCAACAACAATGGGTATGAGCATGGGCATGACCGTAACTTCACACCTCTCAACCTCTTCTCGTCTTCTCGCTTTTCAACCAAACCTAATCCCAACCAAACGCCCAACCAAAActttttcaatttcaaacaatccTAAAACCACCGTAACCGCCTGCACCGTAACCGCCTGCACCGTAACCGCCGCAGCACCGTCACCTCAATCTCCGATCAACGACGACGACACCGTTAATCTCTCTGGCTCCACTCGAACAATAACCACGCTATTCGGAATTGCGGCTTTATGTATCAAAGCTTTTGTCAACATTCTTCCACCGCCGGAACTATGTTTATCGATTGGAACTTCGTCGTCGTCGCTGTTCTTTGCTGCAATGAGGAAGAGTACTCAGAGCTCCCTGAACACGCCGCTGGCGGTTGTGGCGGCGGGATTGAAGAAATGGTTGGATATTTACAGTGGTGTTTTGTTGGTTAGGGTTTTGCTGAGTTGGTTCCCGAATATTCCGTGGGAGAGACAGCCACTTTCTGCAATTAGGGATCTTTGTGATCCTTATCTTAGTTTGTTTAGGAATGTTGTTCCACCTGTTTTTGATACTCTTGATATTAGTCCTCTTCTTGCTTTTGCTGTTTTGGGGACTCTGGCCAGTCTCCTCACTGTTCCTGTTTAG